The Bacillus sp. B-jedd sequence ATGTGGAGAAGCAGGAGCCGGTTGATGTGAAAAAGCAGGAACCCGTTGCCTCAGAAAAAAAGGAAAGCGAGCAAGTAAAGCAGCCTGAAGCGCCCAAGCCAGCCGTGAAGCCTGCTGTTAAACCACAGCCAAGTGCTCCGTCAAAGCAGCCGCAAACGCCAGCTCCTGCGCCGCCTCCTGCCCAAAAGCCCGCGCCTCCGGAAAAGCCTGTAAACTCCGGCAATGGACGGCCTGTTTACCTGACGTTCGATGACGGCCCGCACAAGGTATCGGGCCAGATCCTTGATGTGCTGGACAAATACAATGCGAAAGCAACTTTTTTCATGCTTGACGGCAATATGAATCAATATCCGGCCGCAGTTAAACGGATGGCTTCTTCAGGCCATAGTCTTGGATTGCACGGGGTTACTCATAGAAAAGATCTGTTTTATAAATCTTCTGAGTCAGTGATCGGGGAAATGAACCAGGCGAGAGCGACAGTCAAGAAAATTACGGGCATTGATACTGTATTGATTCGCACTCCCTTTGGAAGTTCCCCCCACATGACGCCGGCCTATAAGCAGGCGGTCGTTGATAATGGATATAAAATGTGGGACTGGACGGTAGACAGCAGGGATTGGTTCTTCCGGGATGCCCGCTATGTTGATAGTGTAATAGAGCAGCTTGAAAAACAGCGCAACAGCAAGGGGCCGATTGTAATTTTACTGCATGAGCGCCCGGAGACGCTCGCCCAGCTGCCTGCGCTGATGGAATACTTGAAGAGCCAAAATTACACATTCCAGCCGCTGAACAGCGAAATGGTACCCGTTCAACAGAGGTAGTGTTGGAAAGTTTTCTGGCTAGATGCTAACGGAAAATCGAATATAAGTTTTTTATAGTTGGAGGCTGTCCCCAAAGTGCTTGTGTTGGGGCAGCCTTCTTCTATTTGGCTCCTTATGGTTGGTGGTGGGGCATCTATTCGACCGTAGAGAAATTTTCCGGCTCCTGCGGTCATTGAGATCGATTCTATTCGACCGTAGAGAACTTTTCTGGCTCCTGTGGTCGTTGAGAAAGCTTCTAATCGACCGCACAGACCTTTTCTGGCCGCTACGGTCGTTGAGATCGTTTCTATTCGACTGTAGAGAACTTTTCTGGCTGCTACGGTCGTTGAGATTGATTCTATTCGACTGTAGAGAACTTTTCTGGCTGCTACGGTCGTTGAGAACGACTCTATTCGACCGCACAGAATATTTCCGGCCGCTAAGGTCGTTTAGAACAACTCTATTCGACCGTAGAGAACTTTTCTGGCTCCTGCGGTCGTTTAGAACAACTCTATTCGACCGCAGAGAACTTTTCTGGCTCCTACGGTCGTTTAAAAAAATTCTATTCGACCGCACAGAAATTTTCTGGCTGCTGCGGTCGTTGAGAACGACTCTATTCGACCGCACAGAAATTTTCTGGCTCCTGCGGTCGTTGAGACCGATTCTATACGACCGCACAGAAATTTTCTGGCCGCTACGGTCGTTTAGAACAACTCTATTCGACCGTAGAAAAATTTTCTTGCTCCTGCGGTCGTTGAGATCGATTCTATTCGTCAGTAAAGAATTTTTCCAGCCGCTACGGTCGTTGAGACCGATTCTATACGACCACACAGCACTTTTCCGCCCGCTAAAGTCGATAAGACCCCCATCCTACTGCAACTCGAATGTTCTTGATCGGGCAAAGGTATATTTCCATCATGAAAAACCGGAAAGCCAGGCTTCCCGGTCCCAAAGCATATGATTAAACAGTACCACTGGCCAGCCTTCTCAATCCCCAGCTTGTTCCTTCAGAATCACCCTGCCGGTGACGGCGGAAATTGCCTTTATTTCCTGGTGATCGAT is a genomic window containing:
- a CDS encoding polysaccharide deacetylase family protein gives rise to the protein MGKLFKSKRLRSFLVCMLLVPLIYGAILGVGALKSDAKADKIPSPLVSALKKDPAAEIPNYDPNLHPSKHIDSLAERDDVEKQEPVDVKKQEPVASEKKESEQVKQPEAPKPAVKPAVKPQPSAPSKQPQTPAPAPPPAQKPAPPEKPVNSGNGRPVYLTFDDGPHKVSGQILDVLDKYNAKATFFMLDGNMNQYPAAVKRMASSGHSLGLHGVTHRKDLFYKSSESVIGEMNQARATVKKITGIDTVLIRTPFGSSPHMTPAYKQAVVDNGYKMWDWTVDSRDWFFRDARYVDSVIEQLEKQRNSKGPIVILLHERPETLAQLPALMEYLKSQNYTFQPLNSEMVPVQQR